Proteins encoded by one window of Chryseobacterium foetidum:
- a CDS encoding DUF7832 domain-containing protein, whose protein sequence is MTKYDDASWHYGGDFPEELPQKNSATHTGMFLNWCINHNLHSQELQEDHENEIESLKRREITGAEFVISVLDGKFSEDDLNDFGNAFAKDYYVDETDFAAQYSSFATDYINIFDSIAEESDFEYETFYHIEDTYENYDMMKQVIDHRFQEWKEYKNLN, encoded by the coding sequence AGATTTTCCTGAAGAGCTTCCACAAAAAAACAGCGCGACCCACACGGGAATGTTTCTGAACTGGTGCATTAATCATAATCTTCATTCTCAGGAATTACAGGAAGATCATGAGAATGAAATTGAAAGCTTAAAAAGACGTGAAATCACAGGCGCTGAATTTGTGATCAGTGTTTTGGATGGGAAATTTTCTGAAGATGATCTGAATGATTTCGGAAACGCTTTTGCAAAAGACTATTACGTTGACGAAACTGATTTTGCCGCTCAATACAGTTCATTTGCCACAGATTACATCAATATTTTCGACAGCATCGCCGAAGAAAGTGATTTTGAATATGAAACTTTTTATCACATTGAAGATACTTACGAAAACTATGATATGATGAAACAGGTGATTGACCATCGCTTTCAGGAATGGAAGGAGTATAAGAATCTTAATTGA
- a CDS encoding LytR/AlgR family response regulator transcription factor: protein MKIKSVIVDDEKIAREVLRNYLTKYCPQVEILGEAENIKEAVPLISETRPQLVFLDVEMPFGNAFDVLEATKEFSYETIFITAFSQYSLQALNKSASYYILKPIDIQELIVAVNKVAESIQNKEELNRNKILLENLKLKPEKQQLILPTLQGFDVVKTEDIVRLQADGNFTQVYLTDGSRKMVCRFLKHFDDLLENPFVRVHRSHIINTGFVKSYHKSGTATLTDQTEIEVSGSFKEQFLKVFS from the coding sequence ATGAAAATAAAATCCGTAATAGTAGACGACGAAAAAATAGCAAGAGAAGTTCTTAGAAATTATCTCACAAAATATTGTCCGCAAGTCGAGATTTTGGGAGAGGCGGAAAATATTAAAGAAGCCGTTCCGTTAATTTCTGAAACGCGGCCACAACTGGTTTTTCTTGATGTTGAAATGCCGTTCGGGAATGCTTTTGACGTGTTGGAAGCAACTAAAGAATTTTCCTACGAAACAATTTTCATTACAGCGTTTTCACAATATTCTTTGCAGGCTCTAAACAAATCTGCAAGTTATTATATTTTAAAACCGATAGACATTCAGGAATTGATCGTTGCGGTAAATAAAGTCGCTGAAAGTATTCAAAATAAAGAAGAACTCAACCGAAATAAAATTCTTCTTGAAAATTTAAAATTAAAACCGGAAAAACAGCAACTTATTCTCCCGACTTTGCAGGGTTTTGATGTCGTAAAAACAGAAGATATCGTCAGACTTCAGGCCGATGGAAATTTCACGCAGGTTTATCTTACAGACGGTTCCAGGAAAATGGTTTGCCGGTTTCTGAAACATTTCGATGATCTGCTGGAAAACCCCTTTGTAAGAGTTCACCGTTCGCATATTATCAATACCGGATTCGTAAAATCTTATCACAAAAGCGGTACCGCAACACTGACTGATCAAACTGAAATTGAGGTATCGGGGAGTTTTAAAGAGCAGTTTTTGAAAGTTTTTTCTTAG
- a CDS encoding tetratricopeptide repeat-containing sensor histidine kinase, which yields MKFKYFFFAIVFTFFGNKIYSQNKAAEEISSESKVLRKAVDKRDESAEAESYFKIGESYFNASNFSKSEEYFIKSKNIYEKLNDKQNLEKVTRKLAQSQENQNKLKAAAVNYEAASNVGYSKAKKMQNSNDASRLSSNSVVMRMDAIQNNIQISEKENNKEDLAAGYSQMAEANLEVKNIPKAEANLNTAYNISKEESPQQALAINQKLTDLYVVNKDFDKAIAVKKKVLKEDFVKENSKKEVEQIQELADIYIKKDDPKEAINLLKKSYGIALEKGHTLEAQKSVKRLDSLYAISQNIDESVSLYRDFLGKLPDLVSKDKSLVDEKILEDTEQRISQLEQEKKLKDELIRKKNLFNYSLIGALIILIGLIIFIFRTLKKVQVKNKKIALQSLRREMNPHFIFNSLNSVNHFIATNNELEANQYLTKFSKLMRGVMENSTEDFIPFQQELDLLQNYLALEKTRFADKFDYEIEVDENLNTQSLKVPGMLVQPFLENAVWHGLRYRTTKGFLKLKFEKSAENLKITIEDNGIGIEESKKQKTEHQKTRKGRGMKNTLERIALLNDLYKQNIECKITDKPDSQGVFVKIIFRLSN from the coding sequence ATGAAATTCAAATATTTCTTTTTTGCTATTGTCTTCACATTTTTTGGGAATAAAATTTATTCTCAGAACAAAGCTGCAGAGGAAATTTCCAGCGAAAGTAAAGTTTTGAGGAAAGCGGTTGACAAAAGAGACGAATCCGCAGAAGCTGAATCGTATTTTAAAATTGGTGAGTCGTATTTTAATGCTTCCAATTTTTCTAAAAGTGAAGAGTATTTTATTAAATCAAAAAATATCTACGAAAAACTTAATGACAAGCAGAATCTGGAAAAAGTAACCAGAAAACTGGCACAGTCGCAGGAAAATCAGAACAAATTAAAAGCCGCGGCAGTAAATTATGAAGCAGCATCGAATGTGGGCTATTCTAAAGCTAAAAAAATGCAGAATTCTAATGATGCATCACGGTTAAGCTCCAATTCTGTGGTGATGAGAATGGATGCTATACAAAACAACATTCAGATCAGCGAAAAAGAAAATAATAAGGAAGACCTCGCCGCAGGATATTCTCAAATGGCAGAAGCCAATCTCGAAGTGAAAAACATTCCGAAAGCAGAAGCAAATCTCAATACGGCCTACAATATTTCAAAAGAAGAATCTCCTCAACAGGCACTGGCAATCAATCAGAAACTTACTGATTTATACGTGGTGAACAAAGATTTCGACAAAGCAATTGCCGTTAAAAAGAAGGTTTTGAAGGAGGATTTCGTTAAAGAAAATTCAAAAAAGGAAGTCGAACAGATTCAGGAGTTGGCTGACATTTATATCAAAAAAGATGATCCCAAAGAAGCCATTAACCTTTTAAAAAAATCTTACGGAATTGCTTTGGAAAAAGGTCATACGCTGGAGGCTCAGAAAAGTGTAAAAAGACTTGACAGCTTGTATGCTATTTCTCAAAATATTGACGAATCGGTTTCGCTGTATCGTGATTTTCTCGGGAAACTTCCTGATTTGGTTTCAAAAGATAAAAGTTTGGTCGACGAAAAAATTCTGGAAGATACCGAGCAGCGAATTTCACAACTGGAGCAGGAAAAAAAACTGAAAGATGAATTGATCAGAAAGAAAAATCTTTTTAACTACAGCCTGATTGGAGCTTTAATTATTTTAATTGGTTTAATTATTTTTATTTTCAGGACACTGAAAAAAGTTCAGGTTAAAAATAAAAAAATTGCATTACAGTCGCTGCGTCGTGAGATGAACCCGCATTTTATTTTTAACAGTTTGAACTCTGTCAATCACTTTATTGCAACGAATAACGAACTGGAAGCGAATCAATATTTAACTAAATTTTCAAAACTGATGCGTGGCGTGATGGAAAATTCTACAGAGGATTTTATTCCATTCCAGCAGGAATTGGATTTGTTACAGAATTATTTAGCTTTAGAAAAAACACGCTTTGCAGATAAGTTTGATTATGAAATTGAAGTTGACGAGAATTTGAATACCCAAAGCTTAAAAGTTCCCGGAATGTTGGTACAACCCTTCCTTGAAAATGCCGTCTGGCACGGATTGAGGTACAGAACCACAAAAGGATTTTTAAAATTAAAATTTGAAAAATCCGCCGAAAATCTGAAAATTACCATCGAAGACAATGGCATCGGTATCGAAGAAAGCAAGAAGCAAAAAACCGAACATCAGAAAACAAGAAAAGGTCGCGGCATGAAGAATACTCTGGAAAGAATTGCTTTATTGAATGATTTATATAAGCAAAATATTGAGTGCAAAATCACGGATAAACCCGATTCTCAAGGTGTTTTTGTTAAAATAATCTTCAGACTATCTAATTGA
- a CDS encoding SIMPL domain-containing protein: MKSTLCIIGLLFSNLQFAQVKGNINYQNQANPQAQFRYPDTNINVNSPSTNEIFVNIKGMANVKADQYVAIFSLTQVGETAEEVNEMIDRRLNSSVSQIKLLKGNETYIDMISFVPVYNFEVEKKIFSKKTYNEVPKGFELKKNLHVKFSDPNQLNQLITILSKNEIYDLVRVDYFAGNLENVKKELMNKAKLALQEKIKNYESMMGETFINTAKSLSDGYKIVLPIEMYKSYEAYNSSSLTLTRSANVNQTNKSTTMYYQPILDKEFDFVINPTILEPVIQVMYEVKMIITKDKKQEVKDQKSYILITPNGEMRDLNIAK, from the coding sequence ATGAAAAGCACTTTATGCATCATCGGACTGTTATTTTCTAATCTGCAATTTGCACAGGTTAAAGGAAATATTAATTATCAAAACCAAGCGAACCCTCAGGCTCAGTTCAGATATCCTGACACAAATATTAATGTAAACAGTCCCTCGACGAATGAAATATTCGTTAATATAAAAGGTATGGCGAATGTGAAGGCAGATCAATATGTGGCAATTTTCAGTTTAACCCAAGTTGGCGAAACTGCTGAGGAAGTCAATGAGATGATAGACAGGCGCCTTAATTCGTCGGTTTCGCAGATAAAACTTTTAAAAGGAAATGAAACTTACATTGATATGATTTCTTTTGTACCGGTTTATAACTTTGAGGTTGAGAAAAAGATATTCAGCAAAAAAACATACAATGAGGTTCCCAAAGGATTTGAATTAAAAAAGAATCTTCATGTAAAATTTTCAGATCCAAATCAACTCAATCAGTTGATAACGATTCTTTCCAAAAATGAAATTTACGATTTGGTGAGAGTCGATTATTTTGCAGGTAATCTTGAAAACGTGAAAAAAGAGTTGATGAACAAGGCAAAACTTGCTCTTCAGGAAAAGATCAAAAATTATGAATCAATGATGGGCGAAACTTTTATCAACACTGCCAAAAGTTTAAGCGATGGGTACAAAATTGTACTTCCTATCGAAATGTACAAATCTTACGAAGCTTACAACAGCTCATCGTTAACGCTGACAAGATCTGCTAATGTAAATCAGACAAATAAATCTACAACCATGTACTATCAGCCCATTTTGGATAAAGAATTTGACTTTGTGATAAACCCAACAATCTTAGAACCCGTGATTCAGGTGATGTATGAGGTCAAAATGATCATTACAAAGGACAAAAAGCAGGAAGTAAAAGATCAAAAATCTTATATTCTGATTACTCCAAATGGCGAAATGAGGGATTTGAATATTGCTAAATGA
- a CDS encoding SIMPL domain-containing protein, whose product MKLKHLLLVGIFAAGSLVNAQEIKKNAIEVTGVAEMEVEPDEVIFNIGIKGDNKNQLADNEKTMYEILKSNGVKNEDIKFKSMYQNSYIKTIKFTKSYQFKVNLKTNVSKLFEELNQKWVSNLNIAEIKNTKIADFRKTVKINALKAAKEKADYLLESIGKKTGTPLEITEIEDYMSDSVMPVAYRSKVANLQLEAADQTADFTFDNIENIKLKFSIKTRYEIL is encoded by the coding sequence ATGAAACTGAAACACCTTTTATTAGTCGGAATTTTTGCAGCAGGAAGTTTGGTGAATGCGCAGGAAATTAAAAAAAATGCAATCGAGGTAACGGGAGTTGCCGAAATGGAAGTGGAACCGGATGAAGTTATCTTTAACATTGGCATCAAGGGTGACAACAAAAACCAACTTGCCGACAACGAAAAAACGATGTATGAAATCCTTAAAAGCAACGGTGTAAAAAATGAAGATATCAAATTCAAATCGATGTATCAGAATTCCTACATCAAAACAATTAAATTTACCAAGAGCTATCAGTTTAAGGTGAATCTGAAAACCAATGTCAGTAAGCTTTTCGAAGAGCTGAATCAAAAATGGGTCAGCAATCTGAATATTGCAGAAATCAAAAACACAAAAATTGCAGATTTCAGAAAAACGGTAAAAATCAATGCATTGAAAGCCGCAAAAGAAAAAGCAGATTATCTTTTGGAAAGCATCGGGAAAAAGACAGGAACTCCTCTGGAAATCACTGAAATTGAAGATTATATGAGCGACTCTGTGATGCCGGTTGCGTACAGAAGTAAAGTAGCCAATTTACAGCTGGAAGCAGCAGATCAAACGGCAGATTTTACTTTCGACAACATCGAAAATATCAAACTTAAATTCAGCATCAAAACACGATACGAAATTCTTTAG
- a CDS encoding DUF4139 domain-containing protein produces the protein MRHSILILMLSFSLFKSQEIKKEIDVKQATVFLQGAKVFGSTNVSLQKGRNVVKIINLPNDLDENTYKINLEKNTTLLSITPQSNYLKNDELSEGEKKLNDEKKKLQRQADLLNIQIKNLSGEQNIINDNLKVSTNDKSTPQEQLIKLTEFYRKRMLEIDNQVFLLNEQKSVLDESIAKIDKQFSEEQTHKNQNKKELLLEILAENEMNLNLGVSYIVSNAGWVPSYDLRALSTKKPLEIVYKGKIYQKTGQDWNNVKLFVSTYRPSYNQNRPILSPLYVAEYTAHNSDDAKMGYMKKAEMSAVNSYQMRAEVAATSQIPVATVSDNQMNVLYELKFSQTIVSQEKEQYVILDKKDVEATYKYHTVPKLNNQVFLMAFVKDWQNLNLISGECNIYFEDNYIGKTNITSNYVKDEFPISLGVDERIVVKRMKVEDKTAQKSLSSNKLETESYEISIRNNTKENIELEILDQLPISQTDKISVKTLNIGDGEYDGKTGSILWNRKINSGGSEKINFSYELKYPKEMQIQYYSR, from the coding sequence ATGCGACACTCGATTTTAATACTAATGCTCTCGTTTTCTTTATTTAAATCTCAGGAAATTAAAAAGGAAATTGATGTAAAACAAGCAACTGTTTTTTTGCAGGGAGCGAAAGTTTTCGGAAGCACCAACGTCAGTCTTCAAAAAGGAAGAAATGTTGTCAAAATCATCAATCTTCCAAATGATTTAGATGAAAACACCTATAAAATCAATCTTGAAAAAAACACAACCCTTCTATCGATAACTCCGCAAAGCAATTATCTGAAAAATGATGAATTGTCTGAAGGTGAAAAAAAACTGAATGATGAAAAGAAAAAACTTCAAAGACAGGCTGATTTATTAAATATTCAGATTAAGAATCTCTCGGGCGAACAAAATATCATCAACGATAATCTGAAAGTTTCTACGAACGACAAATCGACTCCGCAGGAACAGCTGATTAAACTTACGGAATTTTACAGAAAAAGAATGCTGGAAATCGACAATCAGGTTTTTCTTTTGAATGAACAGAAATCTGTTTTAGATGAAAGTATCGCCAAAATCGATAAACAGTTTTCTGAAGAGCAGACGCATAAAAATCAGAACAAAAAAGAGCTTTTACTTGAAATTCTTGCTGAAAATGAGATGAATCTGAACTTGGGCGTAAGTTATATTGTTTCCAATGCTGGTTGGGTTCCGTCTTATGATTTGCGGGCTTTGTCCACCAAAAAACCTCTTGAAATTGTCTATAAAGGAAAAATTTATCAAAAAACCGGACAGGACTGGAATAATGTTAAACTTTTTGTTTCCACCTACCGACCTTCTTACAACCAAAACAGACCGATTTTATCTCCACTTTATGTAGCAGAATACACTGCTCACAATTCCGATGATGCAAAAATGGGTTACATGAAAAAAGCTGAAATGTCAGCTGTTAATTCTTACCAGATGCGGGCTGAAGTTGCTGCAACTAGTCAGATTCCGGTGGCAACGGTTTCGGATAACCAGATGAATGTTCTGTATGAATTGAAATTTAGCCAAACCATCGTCAGTCAGGAGAAAGAACAATATGTGATTCTGGATAAAAAAGATGTGGAGGCAACTTATAAATATCACACCGTTCCGAAGCTGAACAATCAGGTTTTCCTCATGGCTTTTGTGAAAGACTGGCAGAATTTAAATCTCATTTCAGGCGAATGCAATATTTATTTTGAAGACAATTATATCGGAAAAACCAATATCACAAGCAATTATGTAAAAGATGAATTCCCGATTTCACTTGGTGTTGATGAAAGAATTGTAGTGAAACGCATGAAAGTCGAAGATAAAACTGCTCAGAAATCACTCAGTTCAAATAAACTGGAAACAGAATCTTACGAAATATCAATCAGAAACAACACGAAAGAAAATATTGAACTTGAGATTCTGGATCAGCTGCCGATCAGTCAAACTGATAAAATATCGGTGAAAACTTTAAACATAGGTGACGGAGAATATGACGGTAAAACAGGAAGTATCCTCTGGAACAGGAAAATCAACAGCGGAGGTTCAGAGAAAATCAATTTTTCTTATGAGTTGAAATATCCTAAAGAAATGCAGATTCAGTATTACAGCAGGTGA
- a CDS encoding vWA domain-containing protein — MNTLKFLALTTSAVAFLSAGKMSDIRCSSKANDREVVESNISPEPQITVSKDNKIQVALLLDTSNSMDGLIDQAKSRLWNIVNTLTTLKYNGQAPQVEIALYEYGNDGLQDENYIRQITPLTQDLDLVSEKLFALRTNGGSEYCGAVIRDAATNLKWDGNEKSMKLIYIAGNEAFDQGRVSYKETVSGAKKKNIYTNTIFCGSRDEGIQTFWQNGASLGDGKYFNIDSDQKVIYIETPFDKRIYECNGLLNDTYISYGRKGSEMKSKQYIQDSNAESVSASNAVERAVSKSKKNAYKNDHWDLVDKVEKDKSYISSIREEELPDELKGKSKDEIQKIISQKSANRDKIQKEIEVLAKKRQEFIDAETKKRGSSDADDLGKAIEKSIAEIAKKNGYSF; from the coding sequence ATGAACACTTTAAAATTTTTAGCATTAACAACCAGTGCAGTAGCTTTTTTAAGCGCAGGGAAAATGTCAGACATCCGTTGCAGCAGTAAAGCCAACGACAGAGAAGTGGTAGAAAGCAATATTTCTCCGGAGCCACAAATTACAGTTTCAAAAGATAACAAAATTCAGGTTGCCCTGCTTTTGGACACGTCAAACAGTATGGACGGACTTATTGATCAGGCAAAATCAAGATTGTGGAATATCGTGAATACCTTGACCACTCTCAAGTACAACGGACAGGCACCACAAGTGGAAATTGCCCTATATGAATACGGGAATGACGGTTTGCAGGACGAAAATTACATCCGACAGATCACACCGCTCACTCAGGATCTGGATTTGGTTTCAGAAAAACTGTTTGCCCTCCGAACCAATGGCGGTAGTGAATATTGCGGAGCTGTAATACGTGACGCCGCGACAAATCTGAAATGGGACGGCAATGAAAAAAGCATGAAGCTGATTTACATCGCTGGAAATGAAGCTTTTGATCAGGGTAGAGTCAGTTATAAAGAGACGGTTTCGGGAGCAAAGAAAAAAAATATTTACACCAACACGATTTTCTGCGGAAGCCGTGATGAGGGAATTCAAACTTTTTGGCAAAACGGAGCGAGTTTAGGGGACGGTAAATACTTTAATATAGACAGTGACCAAAAAGTAATCTATATTGAAACGCCATTTGATAAAAGAATTTATGAATGCAACGGTTTGCTTAATGACACATATATTTCCTACGGTCGAAAAGGCAGCGAAATGAAAAGCAAACAGTATATACAGGATTCGAATGCAGAATCGGTTTCCGCGTCAAATGCTGTGGAAAGGGCTGTGAGCAAATCAAAAAAGAATGCTTACAAAAACGACCATTGGGATTTGGTAGATAAAGTAGAGAAAGACAAAAGCTATATTTCTTCGATCAGAGAAGAAGAATTGCCAGATGAACTGAAAGGAAAAAGTAAAGACGAAATTCAGAAAATTATAAGTCAGAAATCAGCCAACAGAGATAAAATTCAAAAGGAAATTGAAGTTTTAGCAAAGAAAAGACAGGAATTCATTGATGCTGAAACTAAAAAACGGGGCAGTTCTGATGCTGATGATCTGGGAAAAGCAATTGAAAAATCAATTGCCGAGATTGCAAAGAAAAATGGATATAGTTTTTAA
- a CDS encoding lipocalin family protein: MKTYQKILLPVAAGVLGLLILNSCSVGIPDNAVAVQNFNADKYLGKWYEIARFDYKFEKDMDNVTATYSLNKKGNIKVQNRGYNYVKKEWKESVGEAKFVNSPNEARLKVSFFKPIWAGYNVIDIDENYQYALVVGHNLKYIWILSRTTEIHESIRLRFIEKAQKLGYNTDDLIWVKHNQ; the protein is encoded by the coding sequence ATGAAAACCTATCAAAAAATATTATTGCCCGTGGCAGCTGGCGTTTTGGGACTTTTAATTCTAAATTCATGCTCCGTGGGAATTCCCGATAACGCTGTAGCTGTACAGAATTTTAATGCCGACAAATACCTCGGAAAATGGTATGAAATTGCAAGATTCGATTATAAATTTGAAAAGGATATGGACAATGTCACGGCGACCTATTCTTTAAATAAAAAAGGAAATATTAAAGTTCAGAACCGTGGTTACAATTATGTGAAAAAAGAATGGAAAGAGTCTGTGGGCGAAGCAAAATTCGTCAATTCACCCAATGAAGCCCGACTGAAAGTATCTTTTTTTAAACCCATTTGGGCAGGTTACAATGTGATCGATATTGATGAAAATTACCAGTATGCTTTGGTGGTGGGTCACAATTTAAAATACATCTGGATTTTATCAAGAACTACGGAAATCCATGAAAGCATCAGACTTCGTTTTATTGAGAAGGCTCAAAAGCTGGGTTATAATACAGATGATCTGATTTGGGTAAAACATAATCAGTAA
- a CDS encoding DUF1616 domain-containing protein: protein MSKVKGFSISIVSFLLGFILNGLAWTILPGPSLNTIALVSGLLLMLIGGCLFIASFFFKD, encoded by the coding sequence ATGAGTAAAGTAAAAGGATTTAGTATATCAATTGTAAGTTTTCTTTTAGGATTTATTTTAAATGGTCTGGCCTGGACAATTTTGCCAGGTCCTAGCTTAAATACGATTGCACTGGTAAGTGGATTACTCTTAATGCTAATTGGAGGATGTCTATTTATTGCGAGTTTTTTCTTTAAAGACTGA
- a CDS encoding 5-(carboxyamino)imidazole ribonucleotide synthase: MKIGILGGGQLGRMLIQEALKYDDEFYTLDPAADAPCHNISHFTQGSFNDYDTVLEFGKDKDVVTIEIEHVNADALEELENQGVKVVPNSAIIKTIQQKILQKKFYDEHNIPSPEFEIMDGTEDEIKIALPFVQKLNTGGYDGKGVQVIRTNEDMKNLWTQDSVLEKLVDIDKELSVIVARNENGETQTFPVTEMVADPKLNLLDFNICPVFLSEDIENQIDSITEKFLNAVNSAGLFAIELFLDKEGKVWVNETAPRLHNSGHQSQEGNANSQFEQMYRVVKNLPLADTDAIIYSGMLNLVGAEGFSGKVIYEGMEEVLKLPETYVHLYGKTETKPGRKMGHINVLADSREELMEKLIQVKAMVRVIA, translated from the coding sequence ATGAAAATAGGAATTTTAGGAGGCGGACAGCTCGGAAGGATGCTCATTCAGGAAGCGTTGAAATATGATGATGAATTTTATACCTTAGATCCGGCTGCAGATGCACCTTGTCACAATATTTCACATTTTACACAGGGAAGTTTTAATGATTACGATACCGTTTTAGAATTTGGGAAAGATAAAGATGTTGTAACAATTGAAATCGAGCATGTGAATGCAGATGCACTGGAAGAGCTTGAAAATCAAGGAGTAAAAGTCGTTCCGAATTCTGCGATTATCAAGACCATTCAGCAGAAAATTCTTCAGAAAAAGTTTTATGACGAGCACAATATTCCAAGTCCTGAATTTGAAATTATGGATGGAACGGAAGATGAAATTAAAATTGCTTTGCCTTTCGTACAAAAACTGAACACAGGCGGTTACGACGGAAAAGGAGTTCAGGTGATCCGCACCAATGAAGACATGAAAAATCTCTGGACTCAGGATTCTGTTCTTGAAAAACTGGTGGATATCGACAAAGAACTTTCGGTTATTGTTGCCAGAAACGAAAACGGAGAAACACAGACTTTCCCTGTAACAGAAATGGTTGCCGATCCGAAATTGAATCTTTTGGATTTTAATATCTGTCCGGTTTTTCTAAGTGAAGACATTGAAAATCAAATTGATTCAATCACAGAAAAATTCCTGAATGCTGTAAATTCCGCAGGATTGTTTGCGATAGAATTGTTTTTAGATAAAGAGGGAAAAGTCTGGGTCAACGAAACTGCTCCGAGACTGCACAATTCCGGTCATCAAAGTCAGGAAGGCAACGCCAATTCTCAGTTCGAACAAATGTATCGTGTGGTAAAAAACCTACCTTTAGCCGATACGGATGCGATTATTTACAGCGGAATGTTGAATTTGGTTGGCGCAGAAGGATTTTCAGGAAAAGTAATTTATGAAGGTATGGAAGAAGTTTTAAAACTGCCTGAAACTTACGTTCATTTATATGGAAAAACAGAAACCAAACCGGGCAGAAAGATGGGACACATCAATGTTTTGGCAGATTCACGCGAGGAACTGATGGAGAAGCTGATACAGGTAAAAGCGATGGTGAGAGTGATTGCTTAA
- a CDS encoding DUF1543 domain-containing protein has product MKLFYIILGATPKGRNIEQHDVFFGIAETLKDLVPAMKDFWPEAKGKIHIDAYQEVKFADGYEISVEPKNSFENEEKLFFVNLGGYKADHFKEFHEQHLMVGKTLGEVVKKSKATEFYQTMGFKGAGSHIDEKFGVDIDDIFSVTDILPSEMKQKYSLKITKSEEENQENFTFLGYLMLDKVK; this is encoded by the coding sequence ATGAAATTATTCTATATCATCCTCGGAGCCACACCCAAAGGCCGGAATATCGAGCAGCACGATGTGTTTTTCGGGATTGCGGAAACTTTGAAAGATCTCGTTCCTGCTATGAAAGATTTCTGGCCCGAAGCGAAAGGCAAAATTCACATTGATGCCTATCAGGAAGTGAAATTTGCTGATGGATACGAAATTTCAGTGGAGCCTAAAAACAGCTTTGAGAATGAAGAAAAACTGTTTTTTGTGAATCTTGGCGGGTACAAGGCAGACCATTTTAAAGAATTTCACGAACAGCATTTGATGGTGGGAAAAACATTGGGTGAAGTGGTAAAAAAATCAAAGGCGACAGAATTTTATCAGACGATGGGTTTTAAAGGAGCCGGAAGTCATATTGATGAAAAATTCGGAGTAGATATTGACGATATTTTCAGTGTCACAGATATTCTTCCTAGCGAAATGAAACAAAAATATTCTTTGAAGATCACCAAATCTGAAGAAGAAAATCAGGAAAATTTTACATTTCTCGGTTATCTGATGCTGGATAAAGTGAAGTAA
- a CDS encoding sulfite exporter TauE/SafE family protein: MSEIIILFLGAISAGLLGSLTGLGGGVIIIPLLTLGFGVPMHYAIGASLISVIGTSSGAAVAFVKEGFTNMRIGMFLEIATTAGAIVGALVSGMLNPNTIGIIFASILLLTVILNLKGKPDHQEPRIKGTLEDKLKLYGTFPDKGVLKSYSARNTVPGFFMMMFAGAMSGLLGIGSGALKVLAMDNMMRLPFKVSTTTSNFMIGVTAVASSLIYFQRGEIIPVIVAPVLVGVVVGSFIGSKTLMVSKTKKLKTFFAIVITILSVYMMYNGIRSNFS, translated from the coding sequence ATGTCTGAAATCATTATTCTCTTCCTTGGAGCAATATCTGCAGGACTTTTGGGTTCTCTCACAGGTTTAGGAGGTGGAGTTATTATTATTCCTTTATTGACGCTGGGTTTTGGCGTTCCAATGCATTACGCTATCGGTGCATCACTTATTTCGGTGATCGGAACTTCTTCCGGAGCGGCCGTAGCTTTCGTAAAAGAAGGTTTCACCAATATGAGAATCGGAATGTTTCTTGAAATTGCCACAACAGCCGGTGCCATCGTTGGAGCGTTAGTTTCAGGAATGCTGAATCCCAATACCATCGGAATTATTTTCGCAAGTATCCTTTTGCTGACTGTTATTTTAAATTTAAAAGGAAAACCGGATCATCAGGAACCCCGTATCAAAGGAACTTTAGAAGATAAATTAAAACTATACGGAACTTTCCCCGACAAAGGCGTTCTGAAAAGCTACTCAGCACGAAATACCGTTCCCGGATTTTTTATGATGATGTTTGCAGGTGCGATGTCCGGACTTTTAGGAATCGGTTCCGGAGCTTTGAAAGTTTTGGCGATGGATAATATGATGAGGTTGCCGTTTAAAGTTTCTACAACAACGAGTAATTTTATGATTGGTGTCACTGCGGTTGCAAGTTCATTAATTTATTTTCAGAGAGGTGAGATTATACCCGTAATTGTTGCTCCCGTTTTGGTTGGAGTAGTGGTGGGAAGTTTTATCGGTTCAAAAACTTTAATGGTTTCAAAGACAAAAAAGTTAAAGACATTTTTCGCAATAGTGATTACGATTCTTTCAGTCTATATGATGTATAACGGAATTAGAAGCAACTTCTCATGA